From one Rosa rugosa chromosome 4, drRosRugo1.1, whole genome shotgun sequence genomic stretch:
- the LOC133744176 gene encoding probable leucine-rich repeat receptor-like protein kinase At1g35710, with protein sequence MRSYYCLIFLYVHLLSSQNYFAFASASSTTEAQALLKWKASIQNKTQLLNSWMYLPSTNNATNTSSNPKAKANPCIWTGISCNAAGRVNMINLTNSGIQGTLHEFSFLSFPNLVYLDLGTNKLFDVIPPGISSLSKLIFLDLSRNQFCGKIPPEIGLLRSLTFLYLYKNNISSNIPMEIGNLKSLVHLSLSYNHLCGSIPTTLADLTNLTILYLNSNNLSGTIPMEIGNLKSLVHLGLSTNQFSGSIPTTLGDLTNLTTLFLRENNLSSTIPIEIGNLKSLEYLVLNNNHLSGSIPTTLGNLTILTFFLLYSNNLSSTIPMEIGNLKSLVELSLRINQLNGSIPATLGDLTNLTLLDLYSNNLSGSIPMEIGNLKSLKRLHLGTNQLSGSIPSSLCDMHNLEQLLLRDNQLSGSVQEIGNIPKLTILELDTNQFSGYLPQNICRVGSLTYFSASSNHLSGPIPKTLKTCTSLFRVRLDGNQLTGNISEDFGVYPSLNFIDLSNNRLYGEISPNWGLCQNLTTLRIAGNKLTGSIPAELANATQIHELDLSSNGLVGKIPKEFGGLNSMLKLMLDGNQLSGRVPSELKSLTNLEHLDLSANKFNDSIPSFLGDFLKLNYLNLSNNKLIQAIPFQLGKLIHLSQLDLSFNAVEGQIPSDISNMQSLEILNISHNNLSGFIPTSFENMCGLLFVDISYNDLEGPVPSNKAFQAAAREALQGNKGFCGNTQFLKPCNKQSPKKDHKLVFMIIFTILGAFALLAFIFALVAKRKKKHQHGEKTNMKEEISFSILKFDGKTMFEEIVRATEDFDPMYCIGQGEQGSVYKATLSSTYIVAVKKLHLSCDDDKNLEKAFLNEIRALTEMRHRNIVMFYGFCSHRLHSFLVYDYLEKGSLAESIII encoded by the coding sequence AATCCCAAAGCAAAGGCAAACCCATGCATTTGGACCGGTATCTCATGCAATGCTGCTGGACGTGTCAACATGATAAACCTTACCAATTCTGGTATTCAAGGTACGCTACATGAATTCTCATTCTTGTCATTCCCTAATCTTGTGTATCTCGACCTCGGCACAAATAAACTCTTCGATGTCATACCACCTGGAATTAGTTCCCTCTCAAAACTCATTTTTCTCGATCTATCTAGAAATCAATTTTGTGGAAAAATTCCGCCAGAAATTGGTCTTCTAAGAAGTCTCACATTCCTCTATCtctataaaaataatatatccAGCAATATTCCTATGGAGATAGGAAACCTGAAATCATTGGTGCATCTATCATTGAGCTACAATCATCTCTGTGGttcaattccgacaacattaGCTGATTTGACCAACCTTACTATTCTTTATCTCAATTCAAATAATCTTTCTGGCACTATTCCTATGGAAATAGGAAACCTGAAATCATTGGTGCATCTAGGCTTGAGCACCAATCAATtcagtggttcaattccgacaacattaGGTGATTTGACCAACCTTACCACTCTCTTTCTCCGTGAAAATAATCTTTCTAGCACTATTCCTATAGAGATAGGAAACCTGAAATCATTAGAGTATCTAGTGTTGAACAACAATCATCTTAGTGGTTCAATTCCAACAACATTAGGTAATCTGACCATCCTTaccttttttcttctctattcAAATAATCTTTCTAGCACTATTCCTATGGAGATAGGAAACTTGAAATCATTGGTGGAACTAAGTTTGAGGATCAATCAACTCAATGGTTCAATTCCAGCAACATTAGGTGATTTGACCAACCTTACACTTCTCGATCTCTATTCAAATAATCTTTCTGGCAGTATTCCTATGGAGATAGGAAACCTAAAATCATTGAAGAGGCTACATTTGGGCACCAATCAACTCAGTGGCTCAATTCCATCTTCATTATGTGACATGCATAATTTGGAGCAATTATTACTCCGTGACAACCAACTCTCTGGCTCTGTTCAAGAGATAGGAAATATCCCTAAGCTGACAATACTTGAATTAGATACAAACCAATTTTCGGGTTATTTACCACAGAACATTTGCCGAGTTGGATCGCTGACATACTTTTCAGCATCCTCCAATCATCTGAGTGGTCCAATCCCCAAAACCTTGAAAACCTGCACTAGCTTATTCAGAGTCCGTCTTGATGGGAACCAATTGACAGGTAATATATCTGAAGATTTTGGTGTTTATCCAAGTCTCAATTTTATAGATTTGAGCAACAATCGACTTTATGGTGAAATCTCACCAAATTGGGGATTGTGCCAAAATTTAACAACCCTACGAATAGCGGGAAACAAACTTACTGGTTCTATACCAGCTGAGCTTGCAAATGCAACCCAAATTCATGAGCTGGATCTTTCTTCAAATGGTTTAGTCGGGAAAATTCCAAAGGAGTTTGGGGGATTAAATTCAATGTTGAAGTTGATGTTGGATGGCAATCAACTTTCGGGTCGTGTCCCTTCAGAGTTGAAATCATTGACTAATCTAGAACATCTTGATCTGTCAGCAAACAAATTCAATGATTCAATTCCAAGTTTTTTAGGTGACTTTCTCAAGTTAAATTACTTGAATTTGAGCAACAACAAGTTAATTCAAGCAATTCCATTTCAGTTGGGGAAGTTAATTCATCTGTCCCAACTAGATTTGAGTTTTAACGCAGTTGAAGGCCAGATACCATCAGATATTAGTAATATGCAGAGTCTGGAGATACTTAATATATCCCACAACAATCTTTCTGGTTTCATTCCAACAAGTTTTGAAAACATGTGCGGGTTGTTGTTTGTAGACATATCCTACAATGACTTGGAAGGTCCAGTTCCCAGCAACAAAGCATTTCAAGCTGCTGCTCGAGAAGCATTGCAAGGGAACAAGGGCTTTTGTGGCAACACACAATTTTTGAAACCGTGCAATAAACAAAGCCCAAAAAAGGACCATAAACTCGTATTTATGATAATCTTCACTATTCTAGGAGCATTTGCGCTTCTAGCCTTTATATTTGCATTGGtagcaaaaaggaaaaagaagcatCAGCATGGAGAAAAAACCAACATGAAAGaagaaatttctttttcaatatTAAAGTTTGATGGAAAGACGATGTTTGAGGAAATCGTAAGGGCAACAGAAGATTTTGATCCCATGTATTGCATAGGGCAGGGAGAACAGGGAAGCGTCTACAAAGCAACTTTGTCATCCACTTACATAGTGGCCGTGAAGAAACTCCATTTGTCATGCGATGATGACAAGAATCTTGAGAAGGCATTCTTGAATGAAATTAGGGCACTAACTGAGATGCGTCACCGAAATATTGTGATGTTTTATGGTTTCTGTTCACATAGGTTGCACTCATTTTTGGTGTATGATTATCTGGAAAAGGGTAGTTTAGCCGAGTCTATTATTATTTGA